Proteins encoded by one window of Bubalus bubalis isolate 160015118507 breed Murrah chromosome 4, NDDB_SH_1, whole genome shotgun sequence:
- the HK1 gene encoding hexokinase-1 isoform X2, with the protein MIAAQLLAYYFTELKDDQVKKIDKYLYAMRLSDETLLDIMNRFKKEMKNGLSRDFNPTATVKMLPTFVRSIPDGSEKGDFIALDLGGSFFRILRVQVNHEQNQAVHMESEVYDTPENIMHGSGSQLFDHVAECLGDFMEKKKIKDKKLPVGFTFSFPCRQSRIDEAILITWTKRFKASGVEGTDVVKLLDKAIKKRGDYDANIVAVVNDTVGTMMTCGYDDQQCEVGLIIGTGTNACYMEELRHIDLVEGDEGRMCVNTEWGAFGDDGALEDIRTEFDREIDRGSLNPGKQLFEKMVSGMYLGELVRLILVKMAKEGLLFEGRITPELLTRGKFNTSDVSAIEKNKEGLHNAKEILTRLGVEPSDDDCVAVQHVCTIVSFRSANLVAATLGAILSRLRDNKGTPRLRTTVGVDGSLYKTHPQYSRRFHKTLRRLVPDCDVRFLLSESGSGKGAAMVTAVAYRLAEQHRQIEETLAHFSLTKEMLLEVKKRMRAEMELGLGKQTHDKAVVKMLPSFVRSTPDGTENGDFLALDLGGTNFRVLLVKIRSGKKRSVEMHNKIYAIPIEIMQGTGEELFDHIVSCISDFLDYMGIKGPKMPLGFTFSFPCKQTSLDAGILITWTKGFKATDCVGHDVATLLREAIKRREEFDLDVVAVVNDTVGTMMTCAYEEPTCEVGLIVGTGSNACYMEEMKNVETLEGNQGQMCINMEWGAFGDNGCLDDIRTIYDKLVDEFSLNSGKQRYEKMISGMYLGEIVRNILIDFAKRGFLFRGQISEPLKTRGLFQTKYLSQIERTGKVHRGYLN; encoded by the exons AAAAGGGAGATTTCATCGCCCTGGATCTTGGCGGATCTTTCTTTCGAATTCTGCGGGTGCAGGTGAATCACGAGCAGAACCAGGCTGTTCATATGGAGTCTGAGGTTTACGACACCCCGGAGAACATCATGCATGGCAGTGGAAGCCAG cttttTGATCACGTCGCTGAGTGCCTGGGAGActtcatggagaaaaaaaaaatcaaggacaaGAAATTACCTGTGGGATTCACGTTTTCTTTCCCTTGTCGGCAATCCAGAATAGACGAG GCCATCCTGATCACCTGGACAAAGAGATTTAAAGCGAGCGGCGTGGAGGGAACTGATGTGGTGAAGCTGCTTGACAAAGCCATCAAAAAGCGTGGG gACTACGATGCCAACATTGTGGCTGTGGTGAACGACACGGTGGGGACCATGATGACCTGTGGCTACGACGACCAGCAGTGTGAAGTCGGCCTCATCATTG GTACCGGCACCAACGCCTGCTACATGGAGGAGCTGAGACACATCGACCTGGTGGAGGGCGACGAGGGAAGGATGTGCGTCAACACCGAGTGGGGGGCCTTTGGGGACGACGGGGCCCTGGAGGACATCCGCACCGAGTTCGACCGGGAGATAGACCGGGGGTCGCTCAACCCCGGGAAGCAGCT GTTTGAGAAGATGGTCAGTGGCATGTACCTGGGCGAGCTGGTCCGACTGATCCTGGTTAAGATGGCCAAGGAGGGCCTCTTATTTGAAGGGCGGATCACCCCAGAGCTGCTCACCAGAGGGAAGTTTAACACCAGTGACGTGTCGGCCATCGAAAA GAATAAGGAAGGCCTCCACAATGCCAAAGAGATCCTGACCCGCCTGGGAGTGGAGCCGTCTGATGACGACTGTGTTGCGGTTCAGCACGTGTGCACCATCGTCTCATTTCGCTCTGCCAACCTGGTGGCGGCGACCCTGGGTGCCATCTTGAGCCGCCTGCGAGATAACAAGGGCACGCCCAGGCTGCGGACCACGGTTGGTGTCGACGGGTCCCTTTACAAGACGCACCCACA GTATTCTCGGCGTTTCCACAAGACTCTGCGGCGCTTGGTACCCGACTGCGATGTGCGTTTCCTCCTCTCCGAGAGCGGCAGTGGCAAGGGGGCCGCCATGGTGACTGCCGTGGCCTACCGCCTGGCTGAGCAGCACCGGCAGATAGAGGAGACCCTGGCCCACTTCAGTCTCACCAAGGAAATGCTGCTGGAGGTCAAAAAGCGGATGCGGGCTGAGATGGAATTGGGGCTGGGCAAGCAGACgcatgacaaggctgtggtcaAGATGTTGCCCTCCTTCGTCCGGAGCACTCCTGATGGGACTG AGAACGGTGACTTCTTGGCCCTGGATCTTGGAGGAACGAATTTCCGCGTCCTGCTGGTGAAAATCCGTAGTGGGAAAAAGAGATCGGTGGAAATGCACAATAAGATCTACGCCATTCCCATTGAAATCATGCAGGGCACTGGGGAGGAG CTGTTTGACCACATCGTTTCCTGCATCTCTGACTTCCTGGACTACATGGGCATCAAGGGCCCTAAAATGCCTCTGGGCTTCACATTTTCGTTTCCCTGCAAGCAGACGAGCTTAGATGCG GGTATCTTAATCACCTGGACCAAAGGTTTTAAGGCAACCGACTGCGTGGGGCATGATGTAGCAACCTTACTGAGGGAGGCGATAAAAAGGAGAGAG GAATTTGACCTGGACGTGGTGGCTGTGGTCAACGACACGGTGGGCACCATGATGACCTGTGCTTATGAGGAGCCCACCTGCGAGGTTGGACTCATCGTAG GGACTGGGAGCAATGCCTGCTACATGGAGGAAATGAAAAACGTCGAGACGCTAGAAGGAAACCAGGGACAAATGTGTATCAacatggagtggggtgcctttgggGACAACGGGTGTCTGGATGATATCAGAACAATCTATGACAAACTGGTGGATGAGTTTTCTCTAAACTCTGGGAAGCAAAG GTATGAGAAGATGATCAGCGGTATGTACCTGGGTGAGATTGTCCGCAACATCTTGATCGACTTCGCCAAGAGGGGCTTCCTCTTCCGGGGGCAGATCTCTGAGCCGCTGAAGACCCGGGGCCTCTTTCAGACCAAGTATCTCTCTCAGATCGAGAG GACAGGAAAGGTGCATCGCGGATATTTGAACTGA
- the HK1 gene encoding hexokinase-1 isoform X1 — protein MIAAQLLAYYFTELKDDQVKKIDKYLYAMRLSDETLLDIMNRFKKEMKNGLSRDFNPTATVKMLPTFVRSIPDGSEKGDFIALDLGGSFFRILRVQVNHEQNQAVHMESEVYDTPENIMHGSGSQLFDHVAECLGDFMEKKKIKDKKLPVGFTFSFPCRQSRIDEAILITWTKRFKASGVEGTDVVKLLDKAIKKRGDYDANIVAVVNDTVGTMMTCGYDDQQCEVGLIIGTGTNACYMEELRHIDLVEGDEGRMCVNTEWGAFGDDGALEDIRTEFDREIDRGSLNPGKQLFEKMVSGMYLGELVRLILVKMAKEGLLFEGRITPELLTRGKFNTSDVSAIEKNKEGLHNAKEILTRLGVEPSDDDCVAVQHVCTIVSFRSANLVAATLGAILSRLRDNKGTPRLRTTVGVDGSLYKTHPQYSRRFHKTLRRLVPDCDVRFLLSESGSGKGAAMVTAVAYRLAEQHRQIEETLAHFSLTKEMLLEVKKRMRAEMELGLGKQTHDKAVVKMLPSFVRSTPDGTENGDFLALDLGGTNFRVLLVKIRSGKKRSVEMHNKIYAIPIEIMQGTGEELFDHIVSCISDFLDYMGIKGPKMPLGFTFSFPCKQTSLDAGILITWTKGFKATDCVGHDVATLLREAIKRREEFDLDVVAVVNDTVGTMMTCAYEEPTCEVGLIVGTGSNACYMEEMKNVETLEGNQGQMCINMEWGAFGDNGCLDDIRTIYDKLVDEFSLNSGKQRYEKMISGMYLGEIVRNILIDFAKRGFLFRGQISEPLKTRGLFQTKYLSQIESDRLALLQVRAILQQLGLNSTCDDSILVKTVCGVVSKRAAQLCGAGMAAVVDKIRENRGLDRLNVTVGVDGTLYKLHPHFSRIMHQTVKELSPKCNVSFLLSEDGSGKGAALITAVGVRLRQEMSS, from the exons AAAAGGGAGATTTCATCGCCCTGGATCTTGGCGGATCTTTCTTTCGAATTCTGCGGGTGCAGGTGAATCACGAGCAGAACCAGGCTGTTCATATGGAGTCTGAGGTTTACGACACCCCGGAGAACATCATGCATGGCAGTGGAAGCCAG cttttTGATCACGTCGCTGAGTGCCTGGGAGActtcatggagaaaaaaaaaatcaaggacaaGAAATTACCTGTGGGATTCACGTTTTCTTTCCCTTGTCGGCAATCCAGAATAGACGAG GCCATCCTGATCACCTGGACAAAGAGATTTAAAGCGAGCGGCGTGGAGGGAACTGATGTGGTGAAGCTGCTTGACAAAGCCATCAAAAAGCGTGGG gACTACGATGCCAACATTGTGGCTGTGGTGAACGACACGGTGGGGACCATGATGACCTGTGGCTACGACGACCAGCAGTGTGAAGTCGGCCTCATCATTG GTACCGGCACCAACGCCTGCTACATGGAGGAGCTGAGACACATCGACCTGGTGGAGGGCGACGAGGGAAGGATGTGCGTCAACACCGAGTGGGGGGCCTTTGGGGACGACGGGGCCCTGGAGGACATCCGCACCGAGTTCGACCGGGAGATAGACCGGGGGTCGCTCAACCCCGGGAAGCAGCT GTTTGAGAAGATGGTCAGTGGCATGTACCTGGGCGAGCTGGTCCGACTGATCCTGGTTAAGATGGCCAAGGAGGGCCTCTTATTTGAAGGGCGGATCACCCCAGAGCTGCTCACCAGAGGGAAGTTTAACACCAGTGACGTGTCGGCCATCGAAAA GAATAAGGAAGGCCTCCACAATGCCAAAGAGATCCTGACCCGCCTGGGAGTGGAGCCGTCTGATGACGACTGTGTTGCGGTTCAGCACGTGTGCACCATCGTCTCATTTCGCTCTGCCAACCTGGTGGCGGCGACCCTGGGTGCCATCTTGAGCCGCCTGCGAGATAACAAGGGCACGCCCAGGCTGCGGACCACGGTTGGTGTCGACGGGTCCCTTTACAAGACGCACCCACA GTATTCTCGGCGTTTCCACAAGACTCTGCGGCGCTTGGTACCCGACTGCGATGTGCGTTTCCTCCTCTCCGAGAGCGGCAGTGGCAAGGGGGCCGCCATGGTGACTGCCGTGGCCTACCGCCTGGCTGAGCAGCACCGGCAGATAGAGGAGACCCTGGCCCACTTCAGTCTCACCAAGGAAATGCTGCTGGAGGTCAAAAAGCGGATGCGGGCTGAGATGGAATTGGGGCTGGGCAAGCAGACgcatgacaaggctgtggtcaAGATGTTGCCCTCCTTCGTCCGGAGCACTCCTGATGGGACTG AGAACGGTGACTTCTTGGCCCTGGATCTTGGAGGAACGAATTTCCGCGTCCTGCTGGTGAAAATCCGTAGTGGGAAAAAGAGATCGGTGGAAATGCACAATAAGATCTACGCCATTCCCATTGAAATCATGCAGGGCACTGGGGAGGAG CTGTTTGACCACATCGTTTCCTGCATCTCTGACTTCCTGGACTACATGGGCATCAAGGGCCCTAAAATGCCTCTGGGCTTCACATTTTCGTTTCCCTGCAAGCAGACGAGCTTAGATGCG GGTATCTTAATCACCTGGACCAAAGGTTTTAAGGCAACCGACTGCGTGGGGCATGATGTAGCAACCTTACTGAGGGAGGCGATAAAAAGGAGAGAG GAATTTGACCTGGACGTGGTGGCTGTGGTCAACGACACGGTGGGCACCATGATGACCTGTGCTTATGAGGAGCCCACCTGCGAGGTTGGACTCATCGTAG GGACTGGGAGCAATGCCTGCTACATGGAGGAAATGAAAAACGTCGAGACGCTAGAAGGAAACCAGGGACAAATGTGTATCAacatggagtggggtgcctttgggGACAACGGGTGTCTGGATGATATCAGAACAATCTATGACAAACTGGTGGATGAGTTTTCTCTAAACTCTGGGAAGCAAAG GTATGAGAAGATGATCAGCGGTATGTACCTGGGTGAGATTGTCCGCAACATCTTGATCGACTTCGCCAAGAGGGGCTTCCTCTTCCGGGGGCAGATCTCTGAGCCGCTGAAGACCCGGGGCCTCTTTCAGACCAAGTATCTCTCTCAGATCGAGAG TGACCGATTAGCGCTGCTGCAGGTCCGGGCCATCCTCCAGCAGCTGGGCCTGAACAGCACGTGCGACGACAGTATCCTCGTGAAGACCGTGTGTGGGGTGGTGTCCAAGAGGGCGGCGCAGCTGTGTGGCGCAGGCATGGCTGCTGTGGTGGATAAGATCCGCGAAAACAGGGGGCTGGACCGCCTAAACGTGACTGTGGGCGTGGACGGGACGCTCTACAAGCTTCATCCGCA CTTCTCCAGAATCATGCACCAAACCGTGAAGGAACTGTCACCAAAGTGTAATGTGTCCTTCCTCTTATCTGAAGACGGCAGCGGCAAGGGAGCCGCCCTCATCACAGCGGTGGGCGTTCGGCTCCGGCAAGAAATGAGCAGCTAA